gtcacccacttgctaaccttgtattagaaaagcaacacgtccagtatacttgcttcgtatattacctttcggtaaactaccgtccggttgtaaaggaaagcgttgaacaagcaactgttaaggcaatgtcccatgacatgcaaataattatggtcaaaaacgtgtcggatgcaattactatcctttgtaggagcaatagtaaagatcaccctatagcttttcggtttggcacaaggtcatgtcttcgaccatgctatgcaaccaccgttcttacggttgacacccgatttggttcaggtgacctaatgaattctgatgataGGTTTTCAAGCAACACGTTCAGGTGacccaatggtaatgaacgcattgaaaataggttttcagaaaacaaatcggttttaatttgatcaaaatattttctcgttcaagctcgagtttagatatcattgaattccatgagtttgtaattctcaatattttaaagtcaatctcaaggattgagtaatatcaggcttaaatgctgatttttaatcttttaaggagattatcctttctggggatctaattcattagtcttataagctaatttgcacggtatcccccattgtacgagacagatcctctcatggttaggataagtctgaccacttggcgaccctatttgatgctgaggtccgtggatttccagctgattttcgagaaaacttttcaaggtttttcgtagactctacaactggtctggacgacaacttcctgacctaaatcaagaagcgcatgtctttttctcagaagactttacttccttttaaattccatttatattacaataaactgggtaaaactgattaatatcgtccaaaacaaaagtatcttcaattatttgtacaaaaatatgtgatatatgttttaaataacttggtaaatttttctcacacttgggttttatttttctttctttgcctttttattctcttttattccattttaaatgaattcaagtgttttggattgtttctcaatttatgttcttttcgaggcaacaataatttcggtgttaatacctagttttatcgttcataaatatgtataaacatgattttgagttcatttatttaaaaatttttaaaatttttactagaagtgggtagtcagtatataagactagggctgttctttattatcagagagcgctagattctaatacaactacttctttactagtattttaacagtggctattaaaccaagtgtataagttaaatgtttaaaaccgaaagaattttttttttgaaaagcaagtaggAATTATATTAATCAACGATATAAGTACAAAGGTGCCATTGCGGCCACTTAAAAAAACAACAAGAAAATATAGAAAACTACACACAAATTAGGTTGCAAAGATTGCAACTAGCATGATATGGGGTTAGAAAACCAATTATGCCATTCGAGCTTATGTCGATTTTGTCTCCTCGAAAGCCAGTCGAAAGATAGGGTTTGAATTTCCAAGATTAGTGAAGGAACCGCCCAAATTTTATTCTTGAAAACCTTTTCATTACGATTCTTCCAAAGCAAATAACAAACAATCCAACAAACCGCTTGCCAGCAAATTTTTTTGTTGTCTGTAGCTAGCGAACCAAAAGTCCCATTAAAGATGTCGTCGAAGCCGAAAATTGACGTATTGTATCCACACCAATTTAGAACTTTTAACCACACCTCTTGAGCGAATTGGCAAGAAAAAAGAATGTGTTCAACCGACTCTATACCCCCATCACAAACCGGACATCTCACGCTATGTAAGTCAATACCCCTTTTGTCTAGTTCAAGTCTAACCGGAATGCGCCCCCTTCTCGCTCGCTAAATGAAGATCTCCACTTTTTTTGGAACTAATCTGTTACGCAAGGTCTCTACCGCCGAATTTTCACGAACCAATGTGATACTATCAATGAGTTTGGACATTACCATAACCGTGTACCCCTTGTTTTCGTCTAGTGCCCACTGCCACCCATCTTGTTTTTCGCTAACCAGCTTAATGGGCTGAATTAGCCCACGCAACTCTTGAAGTTCTACTGCAGTTCGCCCAGTGGGCTCACGGGCCCAAGAATAGCCAACCGATAGCCCACCATTTGAGTTATGAACCATCTCTTGCACTGTTGCTGCTTTGTCAAGTGAAAGTCGAAATAGCCTGTTGAATCTTTCCTTGAAGCAAACGTTCCCGATCCAAGTGTCATCCCAAAACATTGTGTCCTCCCCATTTCCAATTGCGCGAGTAAATGAACTAGAGAAGGGGATCCCTAGCCCATCAACGTGTTTTCCTGCATTACAAATAAAAAACCAAAGACTGGTGCTTCGGTTACGGGCAGGCCCGTTACCAAACACAAGTCCTCCATTAGAACCATAAATGCTACGAATCACCGAGACCCACAAAGtgttggtttcggttttgaacctccaccaccacttacaaagaagGGCAAGATTTTTACATTTGAGTGACATGATATTTAAGCCTCCttcttcgtgaagaagaaggattgtTTCCCATTTGACCCAAGACATTTTAGAGTTTGAACCGGACCCACCCCAAAAGAAAATACGTCTCACACTCTCTAGACATTTTAGCACACAAGGAGGGGCACGAAAAATCGAGAAACAGTAGAGCGGTAAACTAGAGAGAACCGATTTAACAAGAGTCAAACGACCACCGAATGAAATCATTTTAGCTCTCCACTCCGATAATCGATTGTTGAACTTTTCGATAACCGGGGACCAATCtttcaatttctccatcttattacCCACAGGGAGACCCAAATACATAAAAGGTAACTTACCCGCTTGACAAGAACACCATGAGGCAAGATCTTCCACCTCTGAGTTGCTAATACCTACCCCATAAATGTGACTTTTATTGTAGTTCACCTTTAAACCCGAAGCCCTTTCAAAACATTCTAGTAAATACATTAAGTTTCGAGCATTACGCTTACTTCATTCCCCGAAAAAAATTGTGTCATCCGCGTATTGTAAATGGGAAATAATAACCTTCTCGTTACCAACTTCAACCCCTTTATACATGCCTTTGTCCACCGCCACTTCAGTAAGAATGTTAAGGCCTTCCGACGCGATAATGAAAAGAAAAGGTGATAGGGGGTCACCTTGCCTAACACCCCGCCTTAGATGGAATTCACCTGTCGGGGAGCCATTAATTAAGACCGAAATTGAGGCAGATTGTAAGCAAGATGCCATCCACTTTTGCCATTTAACCCCGAAACCCATACAAGTCATAACTTCTAGAAGATAGTTCCAATTGATCGAATCAAAGACTTTCTCGAAATTGACTTTGAAAATAAGACAATGTTTTTTATTACGCTTGAGATCATCAACCACTTCATTCGCCACTAAGACACCATCTAGGATAAATCTCGCACTAAGGAAGGCACTTTGTTCCATCCCCACAAGGCGCGGCACGACTCTACGAATCCTAAGAGACAACATTTTCGCAATTATGTTTTAGTAGCTACCAATAAGACTAATCGGCCGGTAATCTCCAAAATTTAATGGATCCACTTTCTTAGGGATAAGCGATACGAACAAGCGTTGCACCCCTTGGAAAACTCACCGTGATCCCAAAACCAATTAATAGCCTCGATTAAATCCTCTTTGATGATGTGCCAAAATTGTTTGAAAAAACCCAAGTTAAAACCATCCGGCCCGGGGGCTTTAGTACTTCCACAACCCTTTATCGATTCCCAGATTTCAGCTTCCGAGAATGGCACTTCGAGGCTTGATGCTTCTAATTCTGAGATTGATGAATAATTCAGCCCCTATAGGCTAGGACGATCCATGTCTCTCTCGTCGAATATTTTCTTGAAATGAGTAATCGCTTCATCTTTGATAATCAACGGTTCTTTACACCATCAGCCGTTAACATTAATACCCCGAATATTATTTTTGTTGTAATTTCTTCGTAGTGAGTTGTGAAAATATTTTGAGTTTTCATCACCATTGGTCATCCAACGTACCCGTGCTTTTTGTCTCAACATTCCGGTTTTTACCTTTTCCTTTTCTAGCCAAGTTTTTCTCGACGCACGCTAATTCTCGTGATCCTCAACACTTAAAAAACCTGATTCCGCTTTGAGTTCTAGATCCATCGCCACCTTTTTTGCATTTTCAATTTGTACATCAAGATTCCTAAAATGAGATTTGCTCCACTCTTTAAGATCCCCTTTTAACCTTTTTAGCTTGTTACGGAAAACACAATCTTTTCGATTACCTTCCATCGTACCTTTCCATGATTCGGCAATTACATCTCCAATACCATCCACCAACAACCATTCATCAAAGATTTTAAATGGTTTAGGTCCAAAATTGACTTCACCATCCGACATCAtaataggacaatgatccgaaacctTTCTATCTAAAGCAATGACCTTTAAATCCGTCCACAAACTAAGGAAGTCACTCGATACAAGAAATCTATCTAACTTGCTCATCTTAACTCCATCATCACTAACTCTCGTGAATTTCCTTCCCCCCATTGGAATATCAACTAGCATATTTCTATCGATGAAGTCATTGAACATTTTGGCCCGGTTTTTAGCGAATTCACAATTTAATCTTTCTGAACAATCCCTAACTTCATTAAAGTCTCCACAAATAACCCAAGAGACCCTGGTACTACCTAGCAACATATCAAGAGATTCCCACATCCTTTTTTTATTCAAATCATCATGCGGTCCATATACATTTATAATGATAGATTCATGGCCTGAGTTTTTCCATTTACCCCGAATTGCAATAAAAAACTCACTTATAAGATCACTATTCACCTCGAATACATTTTTGTCCCAAATAATAATTTGACCGCCCGATTTACCGATCATTTCTTTTTGAGAAAAACCACAATCCTTGGATCCCCAAAGCCCAAAAAACCAAATATCATCTTTAGCATGACATTTTGATTCTTGAAGTGCGAAAATGGAAGGTCTTTCCGCAATACATAATTTACGCACATCACCAAATTTACTTTCTTTCCCGAACCCAAACCCACGAACATTTAATGACAAAATCTTCATTTAAAAGAAAAAAATACGATAGAAGAAGATGAAGTACTTACATCGCTTTCTTGGTCCATTTTAGACCAAGATTTGCACCGAATTCCTCCAACCCTATACTGCTTTCTGAAATCAACTGTTTAGCCTCTTCCTTCTTACTGTTGCGAGACGAACTAGATTTTCTTTTCGAATTGAGGCCTTGTTGATTGGAATTTCTGGATCTCCTCACGCCACGACTACCACAAGTAACACAATTAATGCCACCATGAGCCTCTTGactatatctttttcttgatgattTATTGGCGTGTAGAATTTTTGATGATGCTTTCCAATTACCCATTGACTTCCAACAACAATTGGATGAATCAGACTTGTACGAATTGGTTGTTTTATTCCTTCTGGGCATTTTATGGGCATCAATATCATGAGACTCTTCCTTTAAGTTAGAGGGATTTTCGTCAATCGGCTTACTGGTTATGTTACCATGATTATCATTAAGCCCATCATTGTCATTTGATTGACAATCCACCGGCCCACTAGCTGTGGAAGGCCTACCTGCTATTGGTTTTCGAGGAGTAATCGGAGGCCCAAGAATAGGACTAAAGCAGCTATCATCATCTGTGGAGCAATCTGTCTCACCCAAATCCTTAAGTGTAACCATATCTCTTGGATCATCAGGCCCTGATATCACCACAGGCCCAACAAGCCCAATAGGATAATTGTGAAAATCTGGATTGGAATTGTCTTCTGCATGGCCCAATGTACTGAATCTATTTGAATTAATCCTAGGGGAGCAAGCCGCCAGAATAGGTCTGCCACTTTTCTCTGTCTTATCAGCCTCAGTTCCAACAAAATTGGAATTGGAGAAGTGACCATCTCTAGGTGATTCAGGAACGTTAGTCGAGgcacaatcattattattaattgcaTCTAAGAGATTTTTGATCCCCATGCATGAGGACTCATCAACTTCCACCTGACCTCTGTAATCACCGTCGCGATTGCCCCGACCACCGGACCGGAGTTCACCCTCTTCTAGCTCGTCTGAACTGTCCTCCGAATAGTTATTAGAAGTGCCGTCTGATTCTGATGAACCCTCCCAATCAGACAAGTTCAAGTTCTCTAGATCTAGTTCAATACCAACGGCAGATTCAACAATGTTTACATATTTAAAAACTGAACCTGCAACCAATTTTACCACACCGTTAATATGTTCATCATCCCAAGTGTGAAGGAGAACTTGTCCAGAAATTAAGTTTTGCTTGCCATGGAGGATGTTATAATTCTTGAATTCAATGGGATTCCCCCCACCATTTAGCAATCGAGTTAAACGTTTCAGAATTCCAATACTTGAATGGGACCCCTTTAATGTCAACCCACACTAATCTCCCTGGACTAAAATATTCACCTTTCCAAACCTTTAGATCAACATAACATTTCTTAATTGGATAATTATTTCTATCCAGCAGGTTTTTTGCAATGGCCGGATTATTGCACACAAGCATAACATGTAGGCCACCCACATATTTGATATGGATCCCTTCATCTCCATTGATCAGACCAATAGTAGTAATGAGATTTAACATACCGATGCTTTTCAATTCGCCAATGAGAAAACGGTCCTCCAAATCCTTGAATGTAAGGTTGTGAGTTACATCAATAAACCTCACCTTTTCGAATTCCCTGGATTTCTTCCAATCATTTCTATTGCTTGCTAGTTTTTCTCTTAGGTCTTGCTTCTTGGATGGTAAACTATTGTTCCAACTACTATCATGGCAAAGGTCAGGAATTGGGTTCTACCGTGATACCCCATATGCCTCCTTCAGATCTGAAAAGTCACCCCTAGGACCTGCTTCCACCATCGGAGTAACTTTTGGCATCCAGGCAGAATTCACATTTAGCTTGTTCTCACCACCAAAGTTACGGGTGCTGCCGGCACCGTTAGGGTTCCTGTTAGTAGCTAAAAACACCCTAATGGGTCTCCCATCGAACTTCACCGTTTCAAGTTGCCGGAAGAGATTATTCACATCTCCAACCCCATGAAATCTGACGAACGCGAATTTATATCGACTTCTTAGTCTTTTGCCGGCAAGGTAAATATCCCTAAGATCACCAAAGGGTTTGAAGATCCGCCAGAGGTCCGAGATGCTCCAATGATTACCGAAGTTGAAGAACATGAATGATGTCAAACGATGCCCGAAAAACCTTGAATCTGAACCCCTAGTATTACCCTCGTCTCGAAATATCTGCTCGTTCGTACGTACCCCGTGTGCATATCTCACTGAAAGATGTTTCACTCTCCTCTCAgactctctcacacacacacacacatgtttGAAGTGGTTGAATCTGAAGAGGCTTTTAATACAGAATGCGAATACTCAGAGTTTGGGGATGGTATTGAGAAGTGAAAGGGAGCTGATATGTCAGAATAAGGAACAACAGATCGAATGTGGATTAATTAGAATTGTGTtgattgatttggggaagaaggttGATTGATTTGGGGAACAACAGATCAGAGTTTGGAACAACAGATCGGAGTTTTAATTGAGAAACAAGATGAAACCCTAACTCAGCTAATTGATAGATAAATTGATGAAACCCTAATAATTGATTGATATAACGAAGTAATGAAAACCTAACTCACCTGtgagatatgaattttgaaatcattcGGTGTAACAATCTGGTAACACGAACAATTAAGTGTGGAAAGAGGATCCATGAAGATACTATGTGGAAAGAGGAATCGGCTAATTTATCTATCAATTAGAATTGATAGAATTAATTGATAAAATTGATAGAATTAAAGTACCTGGTAGACGGATCCATGTAGCGAAAGGGataaaaaccgaaagaatttaatcccttcccacacttaagatcttgcaatgccctcatttgcaagaaatcagtaacaatttaaattattgagggtgattagcgtagaaaagtgattaaaattttaccaaagtttccaacatattgttttttgtttgaatgataaatggtgcacttcatttgttcattcctgcagttgttatatcacatttattttgcattttgtcgtcaaaattagttgctttttctgaacttaatgccaatctttgaaagttcgatgttttaccctgttgtgtacaattcacaatatacataaaatacagatataaacatgcatggtaatttgaaatgggacttaatatcccactttcaaattataaatatgaaatattagtaacacaataataaaaaaaatgttaaaaattacataaaaatatcaaaatattatatgtttaaacaataatagataaaaatgataaaaagataagaaatcaccaatggaactgtatcaatctggatatggattccagttcatatcatatctcgagttccatggctggtgataggtgttctgataggcttggttggggccgtacaggttaaagggtggtcgcataTGAGGCTGATGTGCTGGATAGTATGCAGGTCGAGCCGGTatatagttatgtggtacctgatatgataggtggctcatgatctggtgctgatgaacttgtcagctatcgtgttggcgtcgcctggattgcTCGTACTCAttcgcggctctccactgctcatactgacgatgcctagcctggttattcatttccacctcatctatatgctggaaaacatcagtataactatccctaatgacatccctaatatcatctacttcctccatctcctcatccgaacccctctctacctttAGATGGGTGCCCTGATATTGTATTGGCATATTGTGTCTCCGAGTTAGTatctttgcaccttgataaacctgcaatcCTATTCTCTCGGCATGTTCCTCAATCTCTAGCATCAGACCCCCttgctctttatctacacctaagtactctccaatgagagtaacaaaaatacctccccctatagTACTTCCTGCTTGCATTCCCCCAACAACTTTAGAAAGATAATGGCCAACgcaataaggaatattaacaaagctcctcgggtctcgaatacacttacgGTAAAATAAATTGTTTAAGGTCATTTTCTCTTTGTTTCTACCCCGTTGTATAATagagtttgctaaaaatctatgtattaccggAGTTCTGCCAtgtcaatatctaaataggagtgtctttcaCCCCGCGTAAACTCCCTAaatcttgacatacgcctccatttGGCGTCattgtcaaaattcctatctactctttcaccttcggCAATTAAACTATTATAATCAGGTGTATTAATCTCTgcgggggtgtagattaataaagctctagccatgttcaacatggacatcctgtacattctaccgtctaacaaaaatctaataaaaattttatctcctaacatagtaacctgattatttaactctatagtgctaagcaattcaacacaccattctctatatatagttctacgcgTGGTAAATAGTtggatccaatcgttaaatgtagagttaccatacctctgaactagtaaaCCTCTAACCGAGTTGGCTAGGTcaaccgcttccaaaggctcccaatcgattacccgaggaatttcaatatttttgtggtaaaggatgtgcatgttcttttgaaattttgggtaCTCTGTCCAACAACGGTCGAATCTTAGGTTGGGACGTAACTGTTGTTCATTTATAAGTAGGTGCgtaatcctcgggtgaggctgaaattgacgataatgagtgtaaaacagTGGTTCCGGCTCATGATATGGTaaatgttgatcataatgttggtgttgttcttgttgttgtggttccggttgcatctctggctgtggttcttgcTGTGGCTCTTGATCagcttgtctagacgatgatgcactgtCAGTATCCGTATTTCTCTGcaaaaaatacattaaacacaaaatttgtgcatccaaatatgcattagtgttagcagaataacaacttaacacaatttcaataacatgcttaattcatattaaacttatacacattttcatatttttatcaattctacgatttttcaaataagcatatatgaaaatgtacataattttcataagcatttaactcaaataacatgtcaaaataatcattattagcaattaaaacaagtttcaaatggcattcatatcaaattagtcaagttcatgaattttagacttaaaaagtccactttgatgctcaaaaatcatgtttaggatcaaagtttttatgacaacccagaaatttctgaccaaatttaaacattaatctttatatatttccgacacgataagcaaagtctgtaatgttgaaatctcaaaaactttgaactgtgttcatttaatcaattacccttcgactgctcttgacgattcacgaacaattatgtatatatatatatatatatatatatatatatatatatatacatatgtatgattattaaattgagatatattaataaaacatttaacggtttagttgatatgaatataagttatgagatctatttacGACTTGGAAACATTAATAAGGtagtgaatgaataatactttacatgagcgtatttgcttcgatataagtttaatatatttatcggcgagattataagataatatcaaatggttgagttatcaagattcattgtgatatgatatgcgtgtctctgttgagaggtccactttgacttaggaaacctttccttttaactagattcggaataattggtaaagtgatttacaaataagaacaagacatcaattatcgagagttagacaaaagttagtggagatttctatTTGATCTACAATGCATGCTTTATAATAATTCCCTCGTTACTTTTGATAAGATAACAATTTAGTTTTTCATATTATTCATTGTGAAAATGAAATTAGGGAATacagataacttagaaaatggatatTGACAAAGTTAAGTAAATCAACGCTTTTACATTGAAAAGGATTTCATGCAATTGGCTATCCAATGAACTTTAACCTTCGTTTCATAAACAAACTGTAAATTTTAAAAACAGGAAACTCGTTTTaccttatatataattttatttcttGAACGAAATCATTTTACTATATAACAagtcctattatatatatatatatatatatatatatatatatatatatatatatatatatatatatatatatatatatatatatataataaacttcgaaaatatatttttagttttgaaaaactgtaCGTTACATCATTAAATAAAATTtcgattaaatat
This genomic stretch from Rutidosis leptorrhynchoides isolate AG116_Rl617_1_P2 chromosome 11, CSIRO_AGI_Rlap_v1, whole genome shotgun sequence harbors:
- the LOC139875997 gene encoding uncharacterized protein is translated as MKILSLNVRGFGFGKESKFGDVRKLCIAERPSIFALQESKCHAKDDIWFFGLWGSKDCGFSQKEMIGKSGGQIIIWDKNVFEVNSDLISEFFIAIRGKWKNSGHESIIINVYGPHDDLNKKRMWESLDMLLGSTRVSWVICGDFNEVRDCSERLNCEFAKNRAKMFNDFIDRNMLVDIPMGGRKFTRVSDDGVKMSKLDRFLVSSDFLSLWTDLKVIALDRKVSDHCPIMMSDGEVNFGPKPFKIFDEWLLVDGIGDVIAESWKGTMEGNRKDCVFRNKLKRLKGDLKEWSKSHFRNLDVQIENAKKVAMDLELKAESGFLSVEDHEN